The Labrus mixtus chromosome 21, fLabMix1.1, whole genome shotgun sequence nucleotide sequence TTTTGCTTTGCTGATCTTGCCCTGTATGTGCaagtattgttttttaaaaagatctcatcctttcttttaacagtcaagtGTAACACTGAATATTGCTGGGGAAAACACCAACAAAGACTGTTTTGGCAGAATGCtttaattcacaaaaaaaaagtgagcaaagtcaataaaaataaaataaaataacattaagaGCTATATTTTTGCTGTACCTTAAGTTGGAATTCCTTTTTGGGGGCCACAGGGGGTTCGGGGCTGTCACTTGGATCTTCGTCGCTGCGCTCTGAGATGAGGTTGACGGGTGGAGCCAGACAGTAGACGGGCAACTGGTAGCGGTTCCCAAGTTCATCATAACACTCTGCGAGAGTACCTGGAGAGGGGTGTTAAAGAAATACGGACAAAGTTGCCATTTAAAATCTTCTAATAGAGAAAATAATTGCTAATAATGATTAGTCAGTGTGTTCTGTCCCCACCATGTGGCAGTGTGATGCTGGCTCCGTCCACTATGGCTTGGGCCAGCTCATGGTCGTTACACTCCAGGGCTACAGCTGCAGCTTTCAGGGCGTCCCAGATCTCCTTGCGGCCCTCGAAGGCCGGGGCCGTGTCCCAGAATTCATCCCGCTTGCTCCGCAGCTGGCCCTCCGTCATGGGATAGTCGCTCTTCCACTTGGGACGTTCTTTCTTCAGAGGTTCGTTCCGTCCTGTGACGAgaaggagcagagagggaaGATCAGGCCTGGGGTTTCTTCTGGTTGGGACGGACAACAATTGTTGTACCagaaatttattttttcaaaaggGATGTCTTAGCTTGCTTAGGTCTCCAATTTCAGTGTCACCAGTGGATGATTGTGTACATCAGAATATAAAGTATCAGCAAATTGATTGATGAATATCATGATGTTCCCATATGAATCAAACCTGACTGGACCATACATCGTGAAACTCGTAAACAAGCCGCAGAGAGAACCGTTAACCGTTACCAGAGACATAGAAATCCCACCTCACCCCACTCTGTTATCCAGATCTAAAATTAGGAGGTCATTCAGAGTTTGCAATATGCATGAAGCATGTGTAGCCTAAATCTGTCTTGTAACTTTACCTGTGTTTCCCGACATTCAATATTAACATCACACCTTGGCCAGGAGAGCACTTATGCAAGTGGAGGAATGAGggtcacacacaaagacaatacGCTAGAACCAGATGAGAAAACTAACATATCTGAACATAGGTCAGGAGTAAAATATCCAAACATTTCAAATCTGCAACTTGTTGGCAACCAAAAGCCATCAGCAGCAGATCTTCTTCCCAGTAGTTCTTTAACAGGAAACGCTGTGAATCCActttaacaacatgtttacGTCGTGGCTGCCAATTACCGCCACTTCAGTTTATATTTTCAGACACTTGTTAAGtacttttaagaaaaagttaaagtttaGTCTGAGCTTATATTTACAAAAGTCTGAGAGGCACCAGTCATTGATGTAAACGAAGAGCAGCACAAGAG carries:
- the ubtd1b gene encoding ubiquitin domain-containing protein 1, with the protein product MGGCVGRYWEGWEDTQSRGSSRNGGRGGRNEPLKKERPKWKSDYPMTEGQLRSKRDEFWDTAPAFEGRKEIWDALKAAAVALECNDHELAQAIVDGASITLPHGTLAECYDELGNRYQLPVYCLAPPVNLISERSDEDPSDSPEPPVAPKKEFQLKVRLSTGKDLRLSASMADTIGQLKKQLQAQEDFDATHQRWFFSGKLLTDKTRLQDTKIQKDFVIQVIVNPQALQTPKQSPTTTAASTPASE